The nucleotide window GGCCGAGTTGGGTTCCATCGAGTTTCGGACGCGCGAGAGATCGGGCGGGGCCGGCCACGCCCAAGAGGCACGCGATCGTCACCGAGGAAATAGGGTGATGGGCATGGAGTCCCTGATCGTCGACCATCCCCTCGCGGCCGCGCGTCTGACCACGATGCGTGACGAGACCACCGACAACGCCGGATTCCGGGCGGCGCTGTCCGACCTCACTCAGATGCTGATCTACGAGGCGCTCGCCGATGCGCCGCGCGCCGATGTCGCGATCAACACGCCGATGACGTCGCACACGGGGTCGAGGCTGGCGTCCCCGCCTCTCCTGGTGCCGGTGCTGCGTGCGGGGCTCGGCATGGTCGAGCAGGCCCACGCAATGGTCCCCGAGGCGCATGTCGGTTTCGTGGGTCTCGCACGTGACGAGGAGACCGCGCAGCCGGTGCCCTATCTCGAGTCGCTGCCGGAGGATCTGGCGGGGCGGCCGGTGTTCGTCCTCGATCCGATGCTCGCCACCGGCGGTTCGATGCTTCACACGATCGAACTCCTGGTTGCCCGCAACGCCACCGACATCACCGCGGTCTGCGTCGTGGCGGCTCCTGAAGGTGTTGCCGCGCTCGAGAAGTCGGGACATCCGTGCCGGCTTGTGGTGGCCGCGGTCGACGACGGCCTCAACGAGGTCAACTACATCGTGCCGGGGCTCGGTGACGCGGGCGACCGGCAGTTCGGTCCGCGCTACTCGTAGTTGCGGTTCGAGATGTGCGCCGAGTTCGGCGGGGGCGTGGGCTGCGTCGGCGGCTTCACGAGGTGCTCGGGGAGGCGAGGCGGGCATTGCAGAGTCAACGACAGGGTCACCGCTGTCGGGCCGAAATTCGAAACGGGTGTGACTGAAGTTCACCACTGTCAACGGTTTACGCACGGTCGACGAAATCACCTGCACAGTCGATGATTTCGCGATCCCGGGCTTGTGGAAACTTCTCGAGATCGAACAGATGTTCCTGTAGCTTGGAGCCATGCCAGAGCTCACCAGCCTCCTCGATCAGCTCATCGAGACCACCCCGCCCGCCGAGGACCCCACGGGCACAGCGACATTCGACGCGTTGAATGTGCTGCGGTTGATCCGCAACATCGTCGATCACCAGATCGTCACCCACACAGCACAACTCGACGACCTCGGCGTCGCACAGAAAACCGGCAGCACCACCAAGAAGATGGTGATCGAGATGGGATTTGCGCCCGCAGCAGCCCTACGCGCCATGCGCAGCGTTGACGCCCTACCTGAGCTACCCGCCCTGGCTCGTCACGCCGCCGACGGACGCCTCTCCCCGGAGCACGTCGACGCCATCATCCGCGGCATCACCCAGATCGAGAAACGATGCCCCGCCACGCTTTCCGACGACGAGCGCTCCGAGTACGAGATCGAACTCCTCGGCCAAGCACTCTCCGGGGCGACACCGGCACAGGTGTTTGAACACGCCCGCACGATCGCCAACGCACTGGTCGAAGCTACCGACAGCGGCATCCCCGCCGCGGACGACGCATCCCTCAACACAGTCAACGTCCACACCACCGACGACGGCCGTATCGACATCCGCGCCGACCTCACCCAAGTCGTCGGCGAGAAGTTTCTCGCGATGATCGACGAACGCTCCTGCCCACGACCTGAACCCGACGGCGCCGACGACCGACGCACCGCTGAGCAACGCCGCGCCGACGCGTTCGAACTCATCCTCGACCAAGCCGCATTGGGTGCGAGCATCGACAGCATCGGCAGTCCCCGCACCCAACTCCTGCTCACCATCCCCGCCACCGGCGCCGACCCGGCAACCCTGCCGTGGACCGGGTCGGTCAGTCAGGCCACCGCGAAACGGCTGTCCTGCGACGGATCGCTCACCGAGGTCGTCCTCGACGATGAGGGGGTACCACTACAGATGGGGCGCACGAACCTACTGTTCCCGGCGCACTTGCGCAAAGCCGTGATCGTCCGAGACTCCTGCTGCGTCAAATGCGGTGCGCCGCCGTCGCATACCCAGGTACACCATGTGCGGCATTGGGCTGACGGCGGCCCCGCCGACCTCGACAATGGCTGCCTGCTCTGCCAACGCTGCCATACCCAGGTCCACCACCACGGCTGGGACATCGTCATGGGCTCCGACCGACATCCCTGGCTGGTCCCGCCGGTGTCGATCGATCCGCAACGCCGGCCCCTGCCCGCCTACAACCGACGCACCATGCGACTCGACGACGCCGCCTGACCTGACACCGTCGACAACACACTTCGCGTAGCACCTTCCGCACCCGACTCATACCCGGGATCGCAACCGTCCCTTGATAACTCCACAGTGTGAATCGATTCGCGCAGCGGTGGCCCTGGCCGCCCCTCGCCTACCGTTCTCGAAGACCGAACTTCAAGTGTTCGTGGCCCCGGGTTCCGGACGGCGAGTCTCAGCCGGGCAGAGACCAGTAGGCCAGCATGGGCTCCTCGGTGAGCACGGTGCCGCCTTCGACGATGGTGAGGCTCGTCGGCGAGACGAGGTAACGAACAGCGCCGTTGCGCGCTTCGAAGGTGTCGCCGGTGCGGGTCGGGAACTGCAACTCGATTCCGCCCTCGGGTGCGAGGCCCTTGTAGTACCACCGGCCCGTCTGGGTGCCGACCTGGCAGATGACGACGCGCGATCGTGAGGTCTGTCCCACGACGACGGCCGGGTCGCCCGCGGCGTTGCAGCGTGGGCCGGTGGTGAACCCCTGCCAGTCCGCGCCCGCGACGGTGGGGGTGGGACGGTCGGGTGTCGGCGTTGTCGTGGTGGGAGTCGTCGTGGTGGTGGTCGTCTCGGCCGATCGGGTGACGGTGCTCGTGAAGGTCGATGCCGACGGTTGTCCGCCATCAGCGGTGTCGCGGTCCGCGGACTCGTCGTCGGTGGGGATCAGCAACAGCGCCGCGAGCACGCCCACGACCACCAGGAGCACTCCCGCGCCGATCGCCACTAGCACAGCGGGCGACGACCACGGTGATCGAGGCGGTCCGGGTGGCACCGGGCCCGATGGGTAACCGCCCTGCGGGTAGCCGCCACCGCTCGGTGGATAGCTCATGTCGCTCCTTCGGTTCGGCCCGGCCGGAAGTCGGTGCGGTCCTACAGCTCGCCGATGATCTGTGCCAGCAGTTCGCCCATCCGGGCCGCCGACGCGCGTCCCACTTCGAGAACCTCGGCGTGGCTCAGGTGTTCGCCGGTCATTCCGGCTGCGAGGTTGGTGACCAGCGAGATCCCGAGCACGTCGAGGCCGGCGGCTCGGGCGGCGATGGTCTCGTGCACGGTCGACATACCGACCAGGTCGGCGCCCATCGTCCGCAGCATCCGGATCTCGGCGGGTGTCTCGTAGTGCGGGCCGGGCAATCCGGCGTACACACCCTCGGCGAGACCCGCGTCGATTCCGCTCGCGATGTCACGCAGCCGCGGTGAGTACGCGTCGACGAGGTCGACGAACTGAGCGCCGACAAGAGGGGAGCGGGCCGTGAGGTTCAGGTGATCGGAGATGAGGACGGGCTGTCCGACCGACATGTCCGCGCGCAGTCCGCCCGCCGCGTTGGTGAGTACGACGGTGTGGACACCGGCCGCCGCCGCGGTGCGGACCGGGTGGACCACGCGGGCGAGGTCGTGCCCCTCGTAGGCGTGAATGCGGCCCAGCATCAACAGGACCCGCCGATCACCGATCCGCACGGAGTGGACGACACCGC belongs to Gordonia sp. KTR9 and includes:
- a CDS encoding HNH endonuclease; protein product: MPELTSLLDQLIETTPPAEDPTGTATFDALNVLRLIRNIVDHQIVTHTAQLDDLGVAQKTGSTTKKMVIEMGFAPAAALRAMRSVDALPELPALARHAADGRLSPEHVDAIIRGITQIEKRCPATLSDDERSEYEIELLGQALSGATPAQVFEHARTIANALVEATDSGIPAADDASLNTVNVHTTDDGRIDIRADLTQVVGEKFLAMIDERSCPRPEPDGADDRRTAEQRRADAFELILDQAALGASIDSIGSPRTQLLLTIPATGADPATLPWTGSVSQATAKRLSCDGSLTEVVLDDEGVPLQMGRTNLLFPAHLRKAVIVRDSCCVKCGAPPSHTQVHHVRHWADGGPADLDNGCLLCQRCHTQVHHHGWDIVMGSDRHPWLVPPVSIDPQRRPLPAYNRRTMRLDDAA
- the upp gene encoding uracil phosphoribosyltransferase, encoding MESLIVDHPLAAARLTTMRDETTDNAGFRAALSDLTQMLIYEALADAPRADVAINTPMTSHTGSRLASPPLLVPVLRAGLGMVEQAHAMVPEAHVGFVGLARDEETAQPVPYLESLPEDLAGRPVFVLDPMLATGGSMLHTIELLVARNATDITAVCVVAAPEGVAALEKSGHPCRLVVAAVDDGLNEVNYIVPGLGDAGDRQFGPRYS
- a CDS encoding purine-nucleoside phosphorylase translates to MDPTADADAAAIVAAATIAAETDAAAHDVAVILGSGWSPAAEAFGRPIRSLPMAEIPGFTPPKAAGHGGVVHSVRIGDRRVLLMLGRIHAYEGHDLARVVHPVRTAAAAGVHTVVLTNAAGGLRADMSVGQPVLISDHLNLTARSPLVGAQFVDLVDAYSPRLRDIASGIDAGLAEGVYAGLPGPHYETPAEIRMLRTMGADLVGMSTVHETIAARAAGLDVLGISLVTNLAAGMTGEHLSHAEVLEVGRASAARMGELLAQIIGEL